A part of Synechococcus sp. KORDI-49 genomic DNA contains:
- a CDS encoding ABC transporter substrate-binding protein: MLRRSHWAMLAAFAGIGLSMNGCGTSNAGIPVVLRVAKTVGIEEIVNAEDYDELQSKIQSVIREFRDYDSSIRIKLALYDNENFVHQISNQTWAGFGPDIIITDSNTTHALHEKGLIDTVELTTPQREGTPDHLFQLVTNRQGKLLGRPVAQYIQVACYNKEKIKNPPKTKQEFGNDIHKDTTFGMSLNLKDIFWTTELYGAEQPMASAMRGTAPDAKSKKKITDWLHWLEHMSYQQNVRFMNSQQSLRSSFLEGNLDWITCWSSSLPELRRKLKDKLGVSPLPKNINKDKFQSITKLQVWSLGLNSSKAQREKALGLMDFITKPWAQKTYVMENRNSFPVNKNAAKIVASKIVGGEQALAQFELRNGSDELRRSFTNSVVFRDPARYKVITTALQRTIYDIKTPEETTDLIIETMMEEKS; this comes from the coding sequence GCAAAAACAGTCGGCATTGAAGAAATTGTCAACGCCGAGGACTACGACGAGCTCCAATCAAAAATTCAAAGCGTGATCCGGGAATTTCGTGATTACGACTCAAGCATCAGAATCAAACTAGCCCTCTACGACAACGAAAATTTCGTCCATCAGATCAGCAACCAAACCTGGGCCGGATTCGGACCAGACATCATCATTACGGACAGCAACACAACTCACGCTCTTCACGAAAAAGGATTAATTGATACCGTTGAACTCACAACACCACAGCGAGAGGGCACTCCAGATCACCTTTTCCAACTGGTCACCAATCGCCAGGGAAAACTGTTAGGCAGGCCCGTGGCCCAGTACATCCAAGTCGCCTGTTACAACAAGGAGAAAATAAAAAACCCGCCAAAAACCAAGCAGGAGTTCGGCAACGATATTCATAAAGACACAACGTTCGGGATGTCACTTAACCTGAAAGACATTTTCTGGACGACTGAATTGTACGGAGCCGAACAACCTATGGCTTCAGCGATGCGCGGAACAGCACCCGACGCAAAGTCCAAGAAGAAGATAACTGATTGGCTTCACTGGCTTGAACACATGAGCTATCAACAGAATGTACGATTTATGAATAGTCAACAATCTCTGCGCTCCTCTTTTCTGGAAGGCAATCTCGACTGGATCACATGCTGGAGCTCAAGCCTTCCAGAACTTCGCAGAAAGCTGAAAGACAAGCTTGGCGTTTCACCTTTGCCAAAAAATATCAACAAGGACAAATTCCAATCCATCACAAAGCTCCAAGTCTGGTCACTGGGCCTTAATTCCAGCAAAGCTCAACGAGAGAAAGCTCTCGGGCTGATGGATTTCATCACGAAGCCCTGGGCCCAGAAAACCTATGTAATGGAAAACCGAAATAGCTTTCCTGTAAATAAGAATGCCGCCAAGATTGTCGCTTCAAAAATCGTGGGAGGAGAACAAGCCTTAGCTCAATTTGAACTTCGAAACGGCAGCGACGAACTTCGGAGAAGCTTCACCAACTCGGTGGTTTTCAGAGATCCCGCTCGATACAAGGTGATCACCACAGCACTGCAACGAACGATTTACGACATTAAAACTCCGGAAGAAACAACAGATCTCATCATCGAAACCATGATGGAGGAAAAATCATGA
- a CDS encoding mechanosensitive ion channel family protein: MRPGEILMINGDPCTVRKLGLRATQLKRGRDGAELLIPNQTFFTQEAESFTAQETSRRGAVDVGAAYHHEPGRVIDILVELAKEHEKVLPYPAPAAFTTGFADSSINYKVLFWVRNPLEAFQVESDLRQVIWSRFEENEIGIPFPQRQVYPMEWPPSKQQTLEIRHQDDRSLLPEQQEAEPPINDQQKE, encoded by the coding sequence GTGAGACCTGGTGAAATCCTGATGATCAATGGTGACCCCTGCACCGTTCGAAAGCTGGGGCTGAGAGCCACACAACTCAAACGCGGACGGGATGGCGCAGAATTGCTGATCCCCAACCAAACGTTCTTCACCCAGGAAGCGGAATCGTTCACGGCTCAAGAGACGTCACGTCGCGGTGCCGTGGATGTTGGAGCTGCCTATCACCATGAACCGGGCCGCGTAATCGACATTCTTGTCGAACTCGCCAAAGAACATGAAAAGGTTCTGCCGTACCCAGCTCCAGCAGCCTTCACAACCGGTTTTGCGGATTCTTCCATCAATTACAAAGTTCTTTTCTGGGTCAGGAATCCCCTGGAAGCATTTCAGGTTGAAAGCGATCTTCGCCAGGTGATCTGGAGCCGCTTCGAAGAAAACGAAATCGGAATTCCCTTTCCGCAACGGCAGGTTTATCCAATGGAGTGGCCACCTTCCAAACAGCAGACACTCGAGATCAGACATCAAGACGACCGGAGCCTGCTTCCCGAGCAGCAGGAAGCAGAGCCACCGATCAACGATCAGCAGAAGGAATGA